Proteins found in one Lutimonas zeaxanthinifaciens genomic segment:
- a CDS encoding acyl-CoA dehydrogenase family protein, with protein sequence MNFEMSETRRAIAHSIREFSKKHIKPYMMEWDENQTFPEDLFHQLGEMGYMGVLVPEEYGGSGMDYHEYITVIEEISKVDSSVGLSLAAHNSLCTNHILEFGNEAQKQKWLPKLAHGEWIGAWGLTEHNTGSDAGGMSTTAVEDGDFYIINGAKNFITHGISGNIAVVIVRTGEKGDSRGMTAFVIEKGTPGFSSGKKENKMGMRASETAELIFDNCRVHKDNILGEVGEGFIQSMKVLDGGRISIGALSLGIAKGSYEAALKYAQEREQFGRSISKFQAIGFKLADMATEIEASELLLHKAAHDKAKGEKITQIGAMAKMYSSEVCVKIANEALQIHGGYGYTKDFPVEKFYRDAKLCTIGEGTTEIQKLVISRNLLK encoded by the coding sequence ATGAATTTTGAAATGTCAGAGACGAGGAGGGCTATTGCCCACTCGATACGGGAATTTTCCAAAAAACACATTAAGCCTTATATGATGGAATGGGACGAGAACCAGACCTTTCCAGAGGATCTTTTTCATCAGCTGGGAGAAATGGGTTATATGGGCGTATTGGTACCGGAAGAATATGGTGGAAGCGGGATGGATTACCATGAATATATTACCGTTATTGAGGAGATCTCTAAAGTAGATTCTTCAGTCGGACTTTCCCTCGCGGCACACAATTCATTGTGCACCAATCATATTTTAGAGTTTGGAAATGAAGCTCAGAAACAAAAGTGGTTGCCTAAACTGGCTCACGGAGAATGGATCGGCGCATGGGGGCTTACGGAACACAATACTGGTAGCGACGCCGGTGGCATGAGCACAACTGCAGTTGAGGATGGAGACTTCTATATCATCAATGGCGCAAAGAATTTTATCACCCATGGAATTAGTGGAAACATAGCGGTAGTTATCGTCAGAACAGGTGAAAAAGGAGATTCTCGTGGAATGACCGCATTCGTTATAGAAAAAGGAACTCCCGGTTTTTCTTCGGGTAAGAAAGAGAATAAAATGGGTATGAGGGCTTCTGAAACAGCCGAACTTATTTTTGACAATTGCCGGGTTCACAAAGACAACATTCTTGGAGAGGTTGGAGAAGGCTTTATTCAATCCATGAAGGTACTCGATGGAGGGAGGATTTCTATAGGGGCACTTTCTCTTGGAATTGCAAAAGGGTCCTACGAAGCAGCGTTAAAATATGCCCAGGAAAGGGAACAATTTGGAAGGTCCATAAGCAAGTTTCAGGCAATCGGGTTTAAACTCGCTGATATGGCTACTGAAATAGAAGCCTCAGAATTGTTATTGCACAAGGCCGCCCATGACAAAGCTAAAGGTGAAAAGATCACACAAATCGGGGCGATGGCAAAAATGTACAGCTCTGAGGTTTGCGTCAAAATAGCGAATGAGGCCCTTCAAATTCATGGAGGATATGGATATACAAAAGATTTTCCTGTTGAAAAATTCTACAGGGATGCTAAATTGTGTACTATAGGTGAAGGTACCACGGAAATACAAAAACTTGTTATTTCCAGAAACCTGCTCAAATAG
- a CDS encoding CCA tRNA nucleotidyltransferase translates to MLDFNTDFKKALSLPAFEYIAKAAEDLSLDTYVIGGYVRDFLLERTKSKDIDVVAVGSGIELAHKVAELLPVKTKVQVFKTYGTAMLKYKGLEIEFVGARKESYVEHSRNPMVASGSLKDDQNRRDFTINALALSLNKSDYGNLLDPFDGIADLENKIIRTPLDPDITFSDDPLRMMRAIRFSSQLSFEIEEKSLNSISKNAKRIRIISEERVVDELHKIMLSDKPSIGLKLLFETGLLQFILPELAELHGVERIKGQKHKDNFYHTLQVVDNISEKTDKLWLRWAALLHDIGKAPTKKFDQKIGWTFHGHEYVGSKMVKKIFQRLKMPLNEKMKYVQKIVMMSSRPVILAENVTDSAVRRLIFDAGDDLDDLMTHCEADITTKNPKKEKRYLNNFKLVRQKIKEVEERDHVRNFQPPISGELIMETFNLKPCREIGIIKDAIKEAILEGEISNDYDEAYEYMLKKAKDIGLQR, encoded by the coding sequence ATGCTAGACTTTAATACTGATTTCAAAAAAGCCCTTTCATTACCGGCTTTTGAATATATCGCCAAAGCGGCTGAGGACCTTTCGCTGGATACCTACGTAATAGGGGGTTATGTCAGGGATTTTTTACTGGAACGAACAAAATCGAAGGATATTGATGTTGTAGCGGTAGGAAGCGGAATTGAACTGGCGCACAAAGTTGCCGAGTTGCTTCCTGTAAAAACCAAGGTTCAGGTTTTTAAAACCTACGGAACAGCCATGTTGAAATATAAAGGTCTTGAAATCGAGTTTGTTGGAGCAAGAAAAGAGTCTTATGTAGAACACAGTCGAAATCCAATGGTGGCCAGCGGTAGTTTGAAGGATGATCAGAACCGGAGGGATTTTACGATAAATGCACTGGCTTTGAGTTTGAATAAAAGTGATTATGGAAACCTATTGGATCCCTTTGATGGAATTGCCGATCTCGAAAATAAAATAATACGGACCCCCCTTGATCCGGATATCACTTTTAGCGATGATCCGTTGAGAATGATGAGAGCTATACGTTTCTCAAGCCAATTGAGTTTTGAGATTGAAGAAAAATCATTGAATTCAATTTCCAAAAATGCAAAAAGGATCAGGATCATCAGTGAAGAAAGAGTGGTGGATGAGCTTCATAAGATCATGCTGAGTGACAAACCTTCGATAGGGTTAAAGCTTTTGTTCGAAACTGGTTTACTCCAATTCATTCTTCCTGAACTTGCAGAATTACATGGAGTTGAGCGTATTAAGGGGCAAAAACATAAGGACAATTTTTACCATACCCTGCAAGTGGTTGACAATATTTCTGAAAAGACGGATAAGTTATGGTTACGATGGGCTGCATTATTGCATGATATTGGTAAAGCTCCTACCAAGAAATTTGATCAAAAAATTGGTTGGACCTTCCACGGACATGAATATGTTGGTTCAAAAATGGTCAAGAAGATTTTTCAGCGTTTAAAAATGCCATTAAATGAAAAAATGAAGTATGTTCAGAAGATCGTCATGATGAGTTCAAGGCCGGTCATTCTGGCTGAGAATGTAACTGATTCGGCAGTAAGAAGATTGATTTTTGATGCTGGAGATGACCTCGATGATTTGATGACACATTGTGAGGCGGATATCACTACGAAGAATCCAAAAAAGGAAAAAAGATATCTTAATAACTTTAAGCTGGTACGTCAAAAAATAAAAGAAGTAGAGGAGAGGGATCATGTCAGAAATTTTCAACCTCCGATTTCCGGTGAACTGATCATGGAAACTTTTAATTTGAAACCCTGCAGGGAGATTGGAATCATTAAAGATGCCATAAAAGAAGCTATATTGGAAGGAGAAATTTCCAACGACTACGATGAGGCTTATGAATATATGCTTAAAAAAGCTAAAGATATAGGCCTTCAACGTTAA
- a CDS encoding L-threonylcarbamoyladenylate synthase — MRTKIKNALEILADKGTIIYPTDTIYGLGCDATNAEAVEKIYKIKNRPDSKSLIILVDGMEMLQKYIATIPERIEKFLETATKPTTVIYKDPVGLASNVVASDNTVAIRIVQNEFCRALIREFGKPIVSTSANFSGSPSPATFDEIDTLLLKKADYIVNLPATETRKTASQIIRLNNLGEIEFLRK; from the coding sequence ATGAGAACAAAAATTAAAAACGCCCTGGAGATACTAGCGGATAAAGGTACGATTATTTATCCCACGGATACGATTTATGGACTTGGCTGTGATGCAACCAATGCTGAAGCAGTTGAAAAGATTTATAAGATTAAAAACAGGCCTGATAGCAAGAGTCTCATCATCCTTGTTGACGGAATGGAAATGCTTCAAAAATATATTGCTACTATTCCTGAAAGAATAGAGAAATTTTTAGAGACTGCCACCAAACCCACCACTGTTATTTACAAGGATCCTGTTGGCCTGGCTTCCAACGTTGTAGCCTCAGATAATACCGTTGCCATCAGAATTGTTCAGAATGAGTTTTGCCGGGCCCTGATTCGAGAATTTGGAAAACCAATCGTTTCTACCTCTGCTAATTTCAGTGGGAGCCCATCTCCTGCTACTTTTGATGAAATTGACACCTTGCTTTTGAAGAAAGCAGATTATATAGTAAATTTGCCCGCAACCGAAACAAGAAAAACTGCATCTCAGATTATCAGATTAAATAATCTCGGTGAGATCGAGTTCCTTAGAAAATAA
- a CDS encoding helix-hairpin-helix domain-containing protein produces the protein MNFFESHFWYTKRQRNGILFLLLTLIIVLVSIDILNNREEFVYNEYEFDLIQQKIDSLKRLETLKTAYKEHKFNPNYLTDYKAYRLGLTSEEIDRLFLFRKNGNFVNSKEEFQQVTRVSDSILNHIAPLFSFPKWVSKQKTAVSQKRKSSSKTIGLNLVSVEDLMDIKGMEFKIAKRILAYRKRLGGYSLSNQLYEVYDLRNDLVPVILKRHPLLHPPNIPKTNVNQATFKEILSNPYLDYGLTKKIMQLKDEQLRINDLEDLKKIDSFPLENFDRIALYLCAE, from the coding sequence ATGAATTTTTTCGAATCCCATTTCTGGTACACAAAACGTCAAAGAAATGGGATTTTATTTTTACTCTTAACCCTGATCATCGTACTGGTTTCCATTGACATTCTTAATAACAGGGAGGAATTTGTTTATAATGAATATGAATTTGACCTGATTCAGCAAAAAATAGATTCACTGAAAAGATTAGAAACTCTAAAAACCGCATACAAAGAACACAAATTCAATCCAAACTATCTAACAGACTATAAGGCCTACAGATTAGGACTAACTAGTGAAGAAATTGACCGTCTGTTCCTTTTTAGAAAAAATGGAAACTTCGTAAATTCCAAGGAAGAATTTCAACAGGTAACCCGGGTCAGCGACAGTATACTCAATCATATCGCTCCTTTATTTTCCTTTCCTAAATGGGTGAGCAAACAAAAGACGGCAGTATCACAAAAAAGAAAATCAAGTTCGAAAACTATCGGTTTGAATCTGGTTTCGGTTGAGGATTTGATGGATATCAAAGGAATGGAATTTAAAATTGCCAAAAGAATACTTGCCTACAGAAAACGGCTGGGTGGCTATTCGTTGAGTAACCAATTATACGAAGTTTACGATTTAAGAAATGATCTTGTTCCGGTCATTCTTAAAAGGCATCCCTTACTTCATCCACCGAATATACCAAAAACGAATGTCAATCAGGCTACCTTCAAAGAAATCTTGTCTAACCCATACCTCGACTATGGTTTGACAAAAAAGATTATGCAGCTGAAAGATGAACAATTAAGAATAAATGACCTTGAAGATCTTAAAAAAATAGACTCTTTCCCCTTGGAGAATTTTGATAGAATAGCCTTATATTTGTGTGCTGAATAA